cgaCGGTGTTGGATTCaatcgacatctccagcaaaggtattAAGTTTCGGAAGTGATTATGTTCAGTTTAGAgatccaaattccttcaaaggcaagtcctatctcgtcttgcgattgttgggaTTCTTCTtcttacaagagataaaagtcgggagtaatacaacccaaagaaGAAATACAAAAGAACGAACTGAAccgaaattacaatggaaaaaaaatgaaacagtAAGACCGTAAAAGTGTTTAGTCGAGTCGAGGAgacctctttccgcaagacgagatacgccctggtagtactctggtgaagcagcaccgcaatcaacagagctccgacgaactggatggaggagagggcagagctttcgacatGAAAAAACAAtgcaggagagggagagagcttatgatgctatatgctttgtgaatgttgtgtagagatgcatggaatgactagcctatttataggctcagtccactacTGGGGGTCAACAACCATGATGACTGTCATCATTGCGAGATTGTAACTGCCGAACGTTACGGGCGTTACAAACCGTTACGAGAGCTGCTCCTTGATGCATCGGGACACGCGCGCGTCTAGGTTCGTAATGACGTGGACTTCATCACTTGTCAGCCACGTAGGCTCTTACCGCATCATACTGACGATGTGTCATCCCACTTGGCTTGCTGGCGTGGAAACGTTGGtggttaaaaaaaaaaaagaaatacacCAACCAGCCTTGGGGTCGAGCCCAAGCACTGAGCCCCACGAcaacccaaagaccaattgccaagatccaagtccacaggcacgggcacgggctcgaggcgcgcgcgtgtgtgcgcgtgtgggctctacagcccatcttagtccactagaaatattacatgtaataatcccacttattaaatacttgtttaataagcttctaactttcaatgtgggatactTAATCTCATTGCTTCTCTCATGGCTCATTTAATTAACTAGTACTTATTTCGCAACTTTAAtctattatttctcactcaccgggaatcggatttgagaaaatgaatataccatggTCATCTACTacgaacgtagatcgacgctatattatttaatttcataaaattaaatgtctcgttggAAGTATTCTTGGTCAAAGTTCTTTGACCGCAACGATTCCAACAACCTATAGCTGTGGTTGCCCTCAAATAAGCGTTTACAATTATTATAGGCCGGAGTATGCTCTATCATACAATCTGCCTCCTTCCGCTCCATTTCATCAATTTTTGAATCATGATCACACAATAGAGTTTTAATTATGAGTACCATTTTACAATGTCACAacttataaaaaatgaaattttattccCCCTCTTTTCCCCCCAATGTAGACTATCGTCACCGTTTCAGTAGTGAATAATCGTATTAGCAACTGGAAAGCTTAGTGAAAGTTGTACATGGACTGAAAtatgattttcaatttttttttattatcagtATCGGATTTGAATTAACATCGTTACGCTTAACTCTAACAGCTTGAGGGGTGACCTTTTGGTATTGGAAAAGTAGATCCGCATTAGATTTGATCAATGAAATCAATTTATCTGCCGCTATCTTATCATTGTTGTGCGGAGATGATTTTCGAAAACCACCAAAATTAATGTAGAAAGTCTCATTTGTGGACGGTACGAAATTGGTAAAGTGTGAGAGGGGaggagaaaaagtgggtaaagtaGAATAGATGAAAAAAAGTGGGTAAaatattagagaaaaaaaattctatttttataaatgagACTATTTCTTTTGTAGACAttccaaaataacaaaataaaactattttttatggacgaatATTTATTTGAGCAATCTAACAGGACGTAATAAATGCAACTAAAACACAAATTCAGTTGACAAAACATTTTTTCTTCCATCAATATTGGGTTCAGGGTCAGAGTAATCTCGAGCCCAAGTTTTGTATCTCTAGCGgtaataatttgaaaaaaaaagagaaaaagataaagaagGTGTCTATGTATTGAACTGGATTGTCGTAAGAGGGTTCAGTAGAGTTGGATATTAAAATGTCTGGTCTCTCTGCCCTGTGAAAGAGAAAATGTGGAATCAACCGTTTTATCACCATACTTTGCAGTGATTTTATATTCACCTAAGAAAGCAAAGAAGCTGTAAGAACCATGCTCATTACTTCTCCCTTCCAACCCATCACTACTCCACTCTTTCATAAGCTTGTCCACCGCCTCCCCCGTCGCTAGGTTGCTAAAGTTACCGTCCGTGAGACACATCTGGTAACACCTCCCCCGACGAAACGCCGTCCACAGCACAATCCCGTTAACCGCCGGATGCGAGAACCCTTCCCTCACCACTTCCTCCAAGTAGATAGCCTGTTAGGTTGCATTGCAATTTGCAACACTCACTCAATTAATTAACGcgatctttaaatttatattcatttacctattaaaaaaaagtaatctAACCTGTGTTTCCTTGGTGAATTCATTGCTTATATCAACTTCAGTGAGCCAAATAGGAAGGCCAAGGGTGGCTAGTTTGTCAAGAACAGCTCTCATCAATGGCGGATTAGGCACATCAAAATGGCCCTGCAGCCCAATCCCTCCCACCGTGACTCCTCCCCGTTGGAGGCCTCGCATTCTTGAAACGTAAGCATCAACCGTTGATTCTGCGTCGCTGCAGGTTTCCACCACATTGAACTCGTTCATGAAGAGCGTGGCGAGGGGATCGGATTGGTGGGCGGCCTTGAACAAGTGCAGCGTGGCGTTGGGGCCGAGGCGGTCCTCGTAGAAGTCGAAGTGGAGCATCTCGTTGTTGACGTCCCAGTGCACGAAGTCTCCTCTGTACTTGTGCATAAGGCTCTGGATTCGTGAGGTCACCGCTGATTCGAGGGCGGATCCGGTCAGGTTTTGGGCCCATTTGGGGATGTATTGTGGATTCTCCCAGAAGATGTTGTGGCCTCTCACTGTTATTTGGTTGGCTTGCACGAATTCTAGCATCTGATCCGGGAGAGTGTAGTTCACTTGGCCTTGTATGAATTCGGTTGCGTTCCATTTGAGCTCGTTTTCGAACACTGCTGCGTTGAATCTCTCCACGAACCATTTCTGATAGGGAGGATTTGCTATGATGCTTTCGGCTATGGCTGATCCGAAGGGGAAGTCTTTCGAGAGCTGCTCTACTCTTATTGAAGCTCCCTGCACTTGTCTGCCCTCCCTGTCTGAAACATGAACTGTAACGGCTCGTTTTCTCGCCTGCAGATAAAAGGAGATGATTTATGATCTTAGGATAAATGAATGATTTATGGCATTGCCTTACCTGATTGATCTTGGTGTCTTGATTCAGTCTCCATTGCTGTGGAGTGAAAGGCTGCAGAGAAGCGCTGGCGATTTCTATACCGACGACATCCTTACTGTCTGAATTCTGTAGTGCAGACTAGTTAAAACTTAGTATAGTAGGATTGGATATGATCATATTTAATGAATGTTGTTTTGGATTGTCGACTGCAACAGACGTGCATGTGTTAGTTAATTAGTTACCTTGATGTAAAGAGTGTTTGAATTTGAAGGGGAAGACAATACAAATCCACCCTTGAGAAATGACCAGCACCCTTTATATGCTGTCACGGTTCCGATGCATTTTAGGCGTGTGTCTTGTGTTACTAGACTGGCTGTTATCATGGCTGATTCGGCATCCTTGATCCTGATCCAAACTGTAACACGATCGATCACATTTCAAGTTCGGAGACACTTAAGTTGTAACCCGACATAACATATGTGACATGACAAAATGTGTGTGCACTGATGAATTGAAATATGAGATTGAAATACGAGACTCAACTGGAGAAGCAGTATTTTGTGGCAGCATCTAGGTTTTTAAGAGAAAACGAGAATGATTTTTGTCGATCTCCGGTGTCTGGAATGGTGTGCTGCTGCTGATCCTTGAGCATCCCTCCATTGTATAGAGGTGGCTCAGGTTGTATTTTACACTGTTCAACATACATAACAAATTAGTAAATGTGTGGATAAAAAATGTGTAGGCATGTTGAGGGAGCATCCAAATAGCCATAGTTAGAATAGAGTAAAATGTATTAGAAGAATGGTGGCTACCTTAGTGTAAGCTGTTGAATCATAAAGTGGCCCATCTGCAATAAACAAGAAGGTAGCGTCAgtatatatattgaaaattgagagaaagagaaagggaGAGAGAACAGAACCATAGGATGAAACCGGGATGGAAATGAAGAACAAAAGTAGAGCAGCGAGGATTGGCGTTTGAGACATGCTTCGAAGGAAAGAGTTGCAGAGAAATATGTAAAATTGTGTGGAGAATAATAAACAAGGAAGGAATGATGAGAGAGAATTAAGTGGAGCGGAATTGATCACAAGCCAAACACTTCATTGCCTCTTCTCCTTTATTTCACTTATATACAAACCTAGTACTtccgtcccattgaagatgactcactttcctttttggtttgtcccaaccaagatgaccccTTACTAAAAGTGGAAACACATTTATCcatactttattccctctctcttattttattctctctacttaacacacaaaataaagttgcataaaatcctgtgccgcccaaagaaggggtcatcttccttaggacggagggagtaattcatTACTTTCTTAATCTCTCTTTACTACTTCATTCATTTGCTCTATTTTCTTGCATCTTCACTATAGATTCACATAAACTACTACTGTTTTAGTTATTTGTTAGTGGGACCAAAAATTCGATTGTCCCTCAACTGAAATGTCCCAGCAATTAAGTTgagaaaatcaattaatttaattagttaattttgttataattaatcAATCATTCGATTGTCGCTCAACTGAAAAAGGTGTTGCCTCGACACTAGGAAAGGAAGTttacattattatattataagtAGACATATAAACATGGGACGTGTGTACTAATGAATGCTTGTATTGCAAAAGAATCTGATGTTTCAAAAAGGGGTGTGTCACTCCCGTGACGGATAAGTACAAAGGAGCTGATTTAAATCTTGCTCAAGCTAACGGTATAAAtctacaaataataatttaaatctaCAGGAATAGTTTTCAATTAAAAGTAAAACTAGTTTTGAGATTAGAGTGATTAAGAATTGATTAACGATAAATCAAAAAATGAAAACCTCCGTCATGACCGAGAACTTATTACTTTGGTTCATATGGTAAAGTTGTCTCACCAAATTTATACTATTAGTTGTAGCAATGTACttaaatttactaaattttGGTGGAGCATGAGATGAGTTTTAGGGGTTTGGATTAGTCCAAAAATTGAAGAGCGGACTTTAAATTTAGTTTCTGAAAAAtagaattttattactattGTATTTTGTCAAGGATAGTAAATTTCAGGAAACCGTGACTGAGGGTAAGATTCAAGGGGAAAACAAAATCAAGAATTGAACGGGCAGTTATATGATAACTCAAATAATAATTCTTAGGATAAGATAGTAACTTTAACATGGTGTTCGTACAATATCAAATCATACGTTTTGAAATAAAGATAAAACTAGATCTTGCTTCATAACACAATTGAAATACGGTTCTATGTATGAAAATATAAGCTTCCTAAAGTTTATTAATAATAGAGAAATGCCTCCCCTCATTGGCACTCACCACACCACTTTTACTCATAAAATTTCTCTAGTCAGCCCATTTGATTCTTAAAGTCTATTTATTGACAAACCAATATTACAAAGAAAAATCTCTGCTTCTTGGTGATGAGTAATTAAAGAATATGAACATAACTTGTACCATTCATTACTTGAGATGGAGTCATGGAGATACAAGGAGGAATTTcgagaaaagaaaaaacaacGATGTGCTTCAAGTGattacatttataaaaaataaaatataatttaaataacacttataaatataatttaaataacacTTATTGTTAGAAGAATATCACATAGAATCAGGAAATAATATgtaattaatttggagtatatCTTGCCAAGATTAGAGTATCGTTCATGgtaaattaggtttaccttACATAGAGTATAGCTAGCCTATAAATGTATAACTCTGTATTATAATTTAGTGAATAGAAAGAATTCCCCTTACCGACTTTAACATGGCCTCAGAGCCGAAAAAACGATCCTAggctcagaaaaatttcatcattgcCAATACCAATTCTCGACTCTTTCTAGCCAAAAATCAAATCCAGAAACCACATCCTACAGCAAAAACATGTCAGATACAAAGGAGGAGACGAAACCCAATCCAAATCAGACGAAAAGCCTACGAAATAGCAAAAGCATC
This genomic interval from Salvia splendens isolate huo1 chromosome 13, SspV2, whole genome shotgun sequence contains the following:
- the LOC121760199 gene encoding endo-1,4-beta-xylanase 5-like isoform X2; translated protein: MSQTPILAALLLFFISIPVSSYGSVLSPFLFLSIFNIYTDATFLFIADGPLYDSTAYTKCKIQPEPPLYNGGMLKDQQQHTIPDTGDRQKSFSFSLKNLDAATKYCFSIWIRIKDAESAMITASLVTQDTRLKCIGTVTAYKGCWSFLKGGFVLSSPSNSNTLYIKNSDSKDVVGIEIASASLQPFTPQQWRLNQDTKINQARKRAVTVHVSDREGRQVQGASIRVEQLSKDFPFGSAIAESIIANPPYQKWFVERFNAAVFENELKWNATEFIQGQVNYTLPDQMLEFVQANQITVRGHNIFWENPQYIPKWAQNLTGSALESAVTSRIQSLMHKYRGDFVHWDVNNEMLHFDFYEDRLGPNATLHLFKAAHQSDPLATLFMNEFNVVETCSDAESTVDAYVSRMRGLQRGGVTVGGIGLQGHFDVPNPPLMRAVLDKLATLGLPIWLTEVDISNEFTKETQAIYLEEVVREGFSHPAVNGIVLWTAFRRGRCYQMCLTDGNFSNLATGEAVDKLMKEWSSDGLEGRSNEHGSYSFFAFLGEYKITAKYGDKTVDSTFSLSQGRETRHFNIQLY
- the LOC121760199 gene encoding endo-1,4-beta-xylanase 5-like isoform X1 — its product is MSQTPILAALLLFFISIPVSSYGSVLSPFLFLSIFNIYTDATFLFIADGPLYDSTAYTKCKIQPEPPLYNGGMLKDQQQHTIPDTGDRQKSFSFSLKNLDAATKYCFSIWIRIKDAESAMITASLVTQDTRLKCIGTVTAYKGCWSFLKGGFVLSSPSNSNTLYIKSALQNSDSKDVVGIEIASASLQPFTPQQWRLNQDTKINQARKRAVTVHVSDREGRQVQGASIRVEQLSKDFPFGSAIAESIIANPPYQKWFVERFNAAVFENELKWNATEFIQGQVNYTLPDQMLEFVQANQITVRGHNIFWENPQYIPKWAQNLTGSALESAVTSRIQSLMHKYRGDFVHWDVNNEMLHFDFYEDRLGPNATLHLFKAAHQSDPLATLFMNEFNVVETCSDAESTVDAYVSRMRGLQRGGVTVGGIGLQGHFDVPNPPLMRAVLDKLATLGLPIWLTEVDISNEFTKETQAIYLEEVVREGFSHPAVNGIVLWTAFRRGRCYQMCLTDGNFSNLATGEAVDKLMKEWSSDGLEGRSNEHGSYSFFAFLGEYKITAKYGDKTVDSTFSLSQGRETRHFNIQLY
- the LOC121760199 gene encoding endo-1,4-beta-xylanase 5-like isoform X3: MSQTPILAALLLFFISIPVSSYDGPLYDSTAYTKCKIQPEPPLYNGGMLKDQQQHTIPDTGDRQKSFSFSLKNLDAATKYCFSIWIRIKDAESAMITASLVTQDTRLKCIGTVTAYKGCWSFLKGGFVLSSPSNSNTLYIKSALQNSDSKDVVGIEIASASLQPFTPQQWRLNQDTKINQARKRAVTVHVSDREGRQVQGASIRVEQLSKDFPFGSAIAESIIANPPYQKWFVERFNAAVFENELKWNATEFIQGQVNYTLPDQMLEFVQANQITVRGHNIFWENPQYIPKWAQNLTGSALESAVTSRIQSLMHKYRGDFVHWDVNNEMLHFDFYEDRLGPNATLHLFKAAHQSDPLATLFMNEFNVVETCSDAESTVDAYVSRMRGLQRGGVTVGGIGLQGHFDVPNPPLMRAVLDKLATLGLPIWLTEVDISNEFTKETQAIYLEEVVREGFSHPAVNGIVLWTAFRRGRCYQMCLTDGNFSNLATGEAVDKLMKEWSSDGLEGRSNEHGSYSFFAFLGEYKITAKYGDKTVDSTFSLSQGRETRHFNIQLY